In Streptomyces nodosus, one DNA window encodes the following:
- a CDS encoding peptidyl-tRNA hydrolase, translating to MTQDRSQERTDGGDAREDSPFRSERSVRDEAPQYVLPLVVRIERAAPPARTDALETAARAVLLILDDERSLGEGEWAAAMRDWQDARIRKVVRRARGAEWRRAEALPGITVTGAAAQVRVFPPVPLDGWPKELAKLQVSGTDLDEPEQPARPDPAVPVLWLNPELEMSAGKAMAQAGHGAQLAWWALPDEARTAWREAGFPLAVRTASPSRWPELTMSGLPLVRDAGFTEIAPGSCTVVADHPALRRA from the coding sequence TTGACCCAGGACCGGAGCCAGGAGCGTACGGACGGCGGAGACGCCCGGGAGGACAGTCCGTTCCGCTCCGAGCGCTCCGTGCGCGACGAGGCACCGCAGTACGTGCTTCCGCTCGTCGTACGTATCGAGCGGGCCGCTCCCCCGGCGCGTACCGACGCACTGGAGACGGCGGCCCGTGCCGTGCTCCTGATCCTCGACGACGAACGCTCGCTCGGCGAGGGCGAGTGGGCGGCGGCGATGCGGGACTGGCAGGACGCCCGGATCCGCAAGGTGGTGCGGCGGGCGCGCGGCGCGGAGTGGCGGCGGGCCGAGGCGCTGCCGGGCATCACGGTCACGGGCGCCGCGGCGCAGGTACGTGTCTTCCCGCCCGTCCCCCTGGACGGCTGGCCGAAGGAGCTGGCCAAGCTCCAGGTCTCCGGCACGGACCTCGACGAACCGGAGCAGCCTGCGCGGCCCGACCCCGCGGTGCCGGTGCTGTGGCTCAACCCGGAGCTGGAGATGTCGGCCGGCAAGGCCATGGCCCAGGCCGGGCACGGCGCCCAACTCGCCTGGTGGGCCCTGCCGGACGAGGCGCGCACCGCCTGGCGGGAGGCGGGCTTCCCGCTCGCCGTCCGCACCGCGTCCCCGTCCCGCTGGCCCGAACTCACCATGTCCGGGCTTCCGTTGGTGCGGGACGCGGGTTTCACGGAGATCGCCCCGGGCAGCTGCACGGTGGTCGCGGACCATCCCGCGCTCCGCCGGGCCTGA
- a CDS encoding indole-3-glycerol phosphate synthase, producing the protein MFTSVLMIEKALTSADVEFVTTLHGDEQVFFHVLLQPRGDQADRLLRAIDDIALGELDEAAHERATPEGKDAAALGQQALEVSLTALRAAGREAEGRLIEDHPLDALRALVGEVGADEVIVLTDPHYVEEFFHRDWASRARHKVGVPVLKLFSHSKAS; encoded by the coding sequence GTGTTCACGAGCGTACTGATGATCGAGAAGGCCCTCACATCCGCCGACGTGGAGTTCGTCACCACCTTGCACGGTGACGAGCAGGTGTTCTTCCACGTCCTGTTGCAGCCCCGCGGCGACCAGGCGGACCGGTTGCTGCGGGCGATCGACGACATCGCCCTGGGCGAGCTGGACGAGGCGGCACACGAAAGGGCCACCCCGGAGGGCAAGGACGCGGCGGCACTCGGGCAGCAGGCCCTGGAGGTCTCCCTGACCGCACTGCGCGCGGCGGGCCGCGAGGCCGAGGGCCGGCTGATCGAGGACCACCCGCTGGACGCGCTCAGGGCGCTGGTCGGCGAGGTCGGCGCGGACGAGGTGATCGTGCTGACCGATCCCCACTATGTGGAGGAGTTCTTCCACCGCGACTGGGCGTCCAGGGCCCGGCACAAGGTGGGAGTGCCGGTGCTGAAGCTGTTCTCGCACAGCAAGGCGTCCTGA
- a CDS encoding DUF692 domain-containing protein, whose translation MERLGTGIGWRPEIADAVERMQGVDWVETVAENVCPGHLPESLLRLRDRGVTVVPHGVSLGLGGAHPPEEARLAGLAERALALGSPLVTEHIAFVRAGGPPTGSPPLEAGHLLPVPRSRDALDVLCENVRIAQESLPVPLAVENIAALFSWPGEEMTEGQFLYELVDRTGVRLLIDVANLHTNHVNRGEDPAGALDELPVEAIAYVHVAGGHERDGVWHDSHAHPVPEPVLDILADLASRITPPGVLLERDDDFPEQAELERELTAIRETVRARTAAGGQRAGGRTAAGGPTDPATADRGGSPVRSSAMRETPRRAGVPVPVDPACEDPGDPGRGGTDPARRRLALAQTALLSSLVADAAPPEGFDRVRLGVQADALAAKRAGVVAKVAPELPRILGEEYRPAFLAYAQDRPMTGGHRRDALDFAEHLLRAGRPEDTRARRRLRTWWRERSGPTPPSRRPAVRLARTARRILSRR comes from the coding sequence ATGGAGCGACTGGGGACGGGCATCGGCTGGCGGCCGGAGATCGCCGACGCGGTGGAGCGCATGCAGGGCGTCGACTGGGTCGAGACCGTGGCGGAGAACGTGTGCCCGGGGCATCTCCCCGAGTCGCTGCTGCGGCTGCGTGACCGCGGTGTCACCGTCGTCCCGCACGGTGTCTCCCTCGGCCTGGGCGGCGCGCACCCTCCCGAGGAGGCCCGGCTGGCCGGACTCGCCGAGCGTGCCCTGGCGCTGGGCTCGCCACTGGTCACCGAGCACATCGCGTTCGTACGGGCGGGCGGGCCGCCGACCGGCTCTCCCCCGCTGGAGGCTGGTCATCTGCTGCCGGTCCCGCGCAGCCGCGACGCGCTGGACGTGCTGTGCGAGAACGTCCGCATCGCCCAGGAGTCCCTGCCGGTACCGCTCGCGGTGGAGAACATCGCGGCCCTGTTCTCCTGGCCGGGCGAGGAGATGACCGAGGGGCAGTTCCTGTACGAGCTGGTGGACCGCACCGGGGTACGGCTGCTGATCGATGTCGCCAACCTCCACACCAACCACGTCAACCGGGGCGAGGACCCGGCCGGGGCGCTCGACGAACTGCCCGTGGAGGCCATCGCCTACGTCCATGTCGCGGGCGGTCACGAACGGGACGGCGTCTGGCACGACAGCCATGCTCATCCGGTCCCCGAGCCGGTCCTGGACATCCTGGCGGACCTGGCGTCCCGCATCACCCCGCCCGGGGTGCTGCTGGAACGCGACGACGACTTCCCCGAGCAGGCCGAGCTGGAGCGGGAACTGACGGCGATCCGGGAGACGGTGCGCGCGCGGACGGCGGCGGGCGGGCAGAGGGCCGGCGGGCGGACGGCAGCGGGCGGCCCGACCGATCCCGCGACGGCGGATCGGGGCGGCTCACCCGTGAGGTCCAGTGCCATGAGAGAGACACCCCGGCGGGCCGGAGTCCCCGTACCCGTGGATCCGGCGTGCGAGGATCCCGGTGATCCCGGTCGCGGCGGTACCGACCCCGCCCGTCGGCGGCTCGCGCTGGCGCAGACCGCGCTGCTCTCCTCCCTGGTCGCCGACGCTGCCCCGCCCGAGGGCTTCGACCGGGTGCGGCTCGGGGTGCAGGCGGACGCTCTGGCCGCCAAGCGGGCCGGTGTGGTGGCGAAGGTCGCGCCCGAACTGCCCCGGATCCTCGGGGAGGAGTACCGGCCCGCCTTCCTCGCCTACGCCCAGGACCGCCCGATGACCGGCGGCCACCGGCGCGACGCCCTCGACTTCGCCGAGCATCTGCTGCGCGCCGGACGGCCCGAGGACACCCGGGCGCGGCGTCGGCTGCGCACCTGGTGGCGGGAGCGCTCGGGACCGACACCGCCCTCCCGCCGCCCCGCGGTCCGGCTGGCCAGGACCGCACGCCGGATCCTGTCCCGGCGCTGA
- the hemQ gene encoding hydrogen peroxide-dependent heme synthase, with product MSDDAPTTEAGRIPNKGKLAKDLNEVIRYTLWSVFKLKDVLPEDRAGYADEVQELFDQLGAKDVTVRGTYDLSGLRADADLMIWWHAESSDQLQEAYNLFRRTRLGRALEPVWSNMALHRPAEFNRSHIPAFLADETPRNYVSVYPFVRSYDWYLLPDEDRRRMLADHGKMARGYPDVRANTVASFSLGDYEWVLAFEADELHRIVDLMRHLRGSEARMHVREEVPFFTGRRKSVADLVADLA from the coding sequence ATGAGTGACGACGCCCCCACCACCGAGGCCGGCAGGATCCCGAACAAGGGCAAGCTGGCCAAGGACCTCAACGAGGTCATCCGCTACACCCTGTGGTCCGTCTTCAAGCTGAAGGACGTGCTGCCCGAGGACCGCGCCGGGTACGCCGACGAGGTCCAGGAGCTGTTCGACCAGCTCGGCGCCAAGGATGTGACCGTCCGCGGCACCTATGACCTGTCGGGGCTGCGCGCCGACGCCGACCTCATGATCTGGTGGCACGCGGAGTCCAGCGACCAGCTGCAGGAGGCCTACAACCTCTTCCGCCGCACCAGGCTGGGCCGCGCCCTGGAGCCGGTCTGGTCGAACATGGCGCTGCACCGCCCCGCCGAGTTCAACCGCTCGCACATCCCGGCGTTCCTGGCCGACGAGACCCCGCGCAACTATGTCAGCGTCTACCCGTTCGTGCGCTCGTACGACTGGTATCTGCTGCCCGACGAGGACCGCCGCCGGATGCTCGCGGACCACGGCAAGATGGCCCGCGGCTACCCGGACGTGCGGGCCAACACGGTCGCCTCCTTCTCCCTCGGCGACTACGAGTGGGTCCTCGCCTTCGAGGCCGACGAGCTGCACCGCATCGTCGACCTGATGCGCCATCTGCGCGGTTCGGAGGCCCGGATGCACGTCCGCGAGGAGGTGCCGTTCTTCACGGGCCGCCGCAAGTCGGTCGCGGACCTGGTCGCCGACCTCGCCTGA
- the zapE gene encoding cell division protein ZapE — protein sequence MPSFTAASGIDPITETGPLSLCSREPHVPADRLVAEMVPPPRFDSVRFATYLPDPDQPSQREAVGVLDGFAGGLGGAHAVSARRSFFGFGKARTPKVPAGPRGVYLDGGYGVGKTHLLASLWHATPAEPALKAFGTFVELTNLVGALGFQQTVRTLSGHRLLCIDEFELDDPGDTVLVSTLLGKLVDAGVALAATSNTLPGKLGEGRFAAADFLREIQGLSAHFRALRIDGEDYRHRGLPKAPEPYSDDQVTKAAYATEGASLDDFPHLLDHLARVHPSRYGALTDGLRAVCLTDVRPVPDQSTALRLVVLADRLYDREVPVLASGLPFDQLFSEEMLKGGYRKKYFRAISRLTALARDAQGLVGD from the coding sequence GTGCCGTCCTTCACCGCCGCTTCCGGGATCGATCCGATAACCGAAACGGGCCCGCTGTCCCTGTGCTCGCGCGAGCCGCATGTCCCCGCCGACCGACTGGTCGCCGAGATGGTGCCGCCGCCGCGCTTCGACTCGGTCCGGTTCGCCACCTACCTCCCGGACCCCGACCAGCCCAGCCAGCGCGAGGCCGTGGGCGTCCTCGACGGCTTCGCCGGGGGGCTCGGCGGTGCGCACGCCGTGTCCGCCAGGCGCTCGTTCTTCGGCTTCGGCAAGGCCAGGACGCCCAAGGTCCCGGCCGGCCCCCGGGGCGTCTATCTGGACGGTGGTTACGGCGTCGGCAAGACCCACCTCCTGGCCTCGCTGTGGCACGCCACCCCGGCCGAGCCCGCGCTCAAGGCCTTCGGCACCTTTGTGGAGCTGACCAATCTGGTGGGCGCGCTCGGCTTCCAGCAGACGGTCCGGACGCTCTCCGGGCACCGCCTCCTGTGCATCGACGAGTTCGAACTCGACGACCCCGGCGACACCGTCCTCGTCTCCACGCTGCTCGGCAAGCTCGTCGACGCGGGCGTGGCGCTCGCCGCCACCTCCAACACCCTGCCGGGCAAGCTCGGCGAGGGACGTTTCGCGGCCGCCGACTTCCTGCGCGAGATCCAGGGCCTGTCCGCCCACTTCCGCGCCCTGCGCATCGACGGCGAGGACTACCGCCACCGCGGACTTCCGAAGGCCCCGGAGCCCTACAGCGACGACCAGGTGACCAAGGCGGCGTACGCCACCGAGGGCGCCTCGCTCGACGACTTCCCGCATCTGCTGGACCACCTCGCACGCGTCCACCCCAGCCGCTACGGCGCGCTGACGGACGGGCTCAGGGCGGTGTGCCTGACCGATGTGCGGCCGGTGCCGGACCAGTCGACGGCGCTGCGCCTGGTGGTGCTGGCGGACCGTCTCTACGACCGTGAGGTGCCGGTGCTCGCCTCCGGACTGCCGTTCGATCAGCTGTTCAGCGAGGAGATGCTGAAGGGCGGCTACCGCAAGAAGTACTTCCGGGCGATCTCCCGTCTCACCGCCCTCGCCCGCGACGCCCAGGGCCTCGTCGGGGACTGA
- a CDS encoding polysaccharide deacetylase family protein: MARHGGGRGWHVKVAGAALGVTVLAAGASLWTAQAGVLGGPTPRATASATPGSDIKPVDVTIVHASDKGEHGVNITIDDGPDPVWTPQVLELLREYGVKATFCMVGTQAQAHPDLVKQVVAAGHRLCDHTVSHDTTMDTKSEAYQKQQILDAERMITEASGGIRPMYYRAPGGAFTPYSRKLAASRGMRPLGWNVDTKDFELPGTDAIVATVERELPNGPTLLFHDAGGDRSQTVEALRRILPRLKEQGYSFGFPVR; encoded by the coding sequence ATGGCACGGCACGGCGGTGGGCGGGGTTGGCACGTCAAGGTGGCCGGGGCGGCGCTCGGGGTGACGGTGCTGGCTGCGGGTGCGTCGCTGTGGACCGCGCAGGCCGGTGTCCTGGGCGGCCCGACGCCGCGGGCGACCGCGTCGGCAACGCCGGGCAGTGACATCAAGCCGGTGGACGTGACCATCGTGCATGCCTCGGACAAGGGGGAGCACGGCGTCAACATCACCATCGACGACGGCCCCGACCCCGTGTGGACCCCTCAGGTGCTCGAGCTGCTGCGGGAGTACGGGGTGAAGGCCACCTTCTGCATGGTGGGAACGCAGGCGCAGGCGCATCCGGACCTCGTGAAGCAGGTGGTCGCGGCCGGGCACCGGCTGTGCGACCACACGGTGTCGCACGACACCACCATGGACACCAAGTCCGAGGCCTACCAGAAGCAGCAGATTCTCGACGCCGAACGCATGATCACCGAGGCGTCCGGGGGCATACGGCCGATGTACTACCGGGCGCCCGGCGGGGCCTTCACCCCCTACAGCCGCAAGCTGGCGGCCTCCCGGGGTATGCGCCCGCTGGGCTGGAACGTGGACACCAAGGACTTCGAGCTGCCGGGCACCGACGCCATCGTCGCCACCGTCGAGCGGGAACTGCCCAACGGGCCGACGCTCCTCTTCCACGACGCGGGCGGCGACCGCTCCCAGACCGTCGAGGCCCTGCGCCGGATCCTCCCCCGACTCAAGGAGCAGGGCTACTCCTTCGGGTTCCCGGTGCGCTGA
- a CDS encoding DUF397 domain-containing protein: MNNAESSTAASGLAWFKSSYSGAEGGECVEVATAAASVHIRDSKAITGPIVTVSRKAWTGFVQLTSSEQRA, translated from the coding sequence ATGAACAACGCTGAGTCCTCGACCGCCGCGTCCGGCCTCGCCTGGTTCAAGAGCAGCTACAGCGGAGCCGAAGGCGGCGAATGCGTAGAGGTCGCCACCGCCGCGGCATCCGTACACATCCGCGACTCCAAGGCCATCACCGGCCCGATCGTCACGGTCTCCCGCAAGGCGTGGACGGGATTCGTCCAGCTGACCTCATCGGAACAGCGCGCCTGA
- a CDS encoding pyrimidine reductase family protein, translating to MRRLFPVTDETAARPGESGPVPPPGDREWTLEELAGAYAYPEPAAGRREPWLRANMVSTLDGAAQHDGRSQPISGAADMRIFGTLRGLADVVIVGAETVRQEGYRPAREREAFAAARKAAGQAPATAIAVVSASLRLDFSWPLFTSPRVPTLVLTGAAAPPEQKAAAEKAGARVVIAGDGTAVDPARAVRALADLGMTRQLTEGGPRLLGQMIAAGVLDELCLTVSPMLTAGDGQRIADGPALTVPRRFALASLLEEDGFLFSRYRRT from the coding sequence ATGCGACGCCTGTTCCCTGTGACCGACGAGACAGCGGCCCGGCCCGGTGAGAGCGGCCCGGTGCCCCCGCCCGGCGACCGTGAGTGGACGCTGGAGGAGCTGGCCGGGGCGTACGCCTACCCCGAGCCCGCCGCCGGCCGCCGGGAGCCCTGGCTGCGCGCCAACATGGTCTCCACGCTCGACGGGGCCGCCCAGCACGACGGGCGTTCCCAGCCCATCTCCGGGGCCGCCGACATGCGGATCTTCGGCACCCTGCGGGGGCTCGCGGACGTCGTGATCGTCGGTGCGGAAACGGTACGGCAGGAGGGGTACCGCCCGGCCCGCGAGCGGGAGGCCTTCGCGGCGGCGCGGAAGGCGGCGGGGCAGGCCCCGGCGACCGCGATCGCCGTGGTGAGCGCGAGCCTCCGGCTGGACTTCTCCTGGCCGCTGTTCACCTCGCCCCGGGTGCCGACCCTGGTGCTGACCGGGGCGGCGGCACCGCCGGAGCAGAAGGCCGCCGCCGAGAAGGCGGGGGCCCGGGTGGTGATCGCCGGGGACGGCACGGCCGTGGACCCGGCGCGAGCCGTCCGCGCCCTCGCGGACCTCGGCATGACCCGGCAGCTCACCGAGGGCGGGCCCCGGCTGCTGGGCCAGATGATCGCGGCCGGGGTGCTGGACGAACTGTGTCTCACGGTCTCCCCGATGCTCACGGCGGGCGACGGGCAGCGGATCGCCGACGGCCCCGCGCTGACGGTCCCCCGGCGGTTCGCGCTGGCGTCGCTGCTGGAGGAGGACGGGTTCCTGTTCAGCCGGTACCGCCGCACCTGA
- a CDS encoding polysaccharide deacetylase family protein — protein MIPLVRRLVALGVLGTALAACGAPSTPTTSHLSARPSASLPASPSVSHPTPSRPATSGPPTLATGPRGLTPVFKNAATHEKVVALTFDADMTADQGPRAKAGEHFDNPGLIDALRQLKVPSTVFMTGRWAEQYPRQARAIGRDPLFEVANHSYSHHSFTGSCYGLPVLPEERMRSDVERAFTSLRAAGVPRPMPYFRFPGGCYDNKALRAISSLGVTAVQWDVVSGDAFAKDANAVVQQVLDGVRPGSVVVLHCTRSAAPVTEQVIRTVVPRLREQGYRFVKVSEMIEVSRRRS, from the coding sequence GTGATCCCTCTTGTACGACGTCTCGTGGCCCTCGGCGTCCTCGGCACCGCGCTCGCCGCCTGCGGAGCCCCCTCCACCCCCACCACTTCGCACCTCTCCGCGCGGCCCTCGGCATCGCTGCCGGCCTCGCCCTCGGTCTCGCATCCGACGCCGTCCCGGCCGGCCACATCGGGGCCGCCCACGCTCGCGACCGGGCCCCGGGGGCTGACCCCCGTCTTCAAGAACGCCGCGACGCACGAGAAGGTCGTCGCCCTCACCTTCGACGCGGACATGACCGCGGACCAGGGCCCCCGGGCGAAGGCGGGCGAACACTTCGACAATCCCGGACTGATCGACGCGCTCCGGCAGTTGAAGGTGCCGTCGACCGTGTTCATGACCGGCCGCTGGGCCGAGCAGTACCCCCGCCAGGCCCGGGCCATCGGCCGTGACCCGCTCTTCGAGGTCGCCAACCACTCCTACAGCCACCACTCCTTCACCGGCAGCTGCTACGGACTGCCGGTCCTGCCCGAGGAACGGATGCGCTCCGATGTGGAACGCGCCTTCACCTCGCTCCGCGCGGCGGGCGTGCCCCGTCCGATGCCCTACTTCCGCTTCCCGGGCGGCTGCTACGACAACAAGGCGCTGCGCGCGATCAGTTCGCTGGGTGTGACGGCGGTCCAGTGGGACGTCGTCAGCGGGGACGCGTTCGCCAAGGACGCGAACGCCGTGGTGCAGCAGGTGCTGGACGGGGTCCGGCCCGGTTCCGTGGTCGTCCTGCACTGCACCCGCAGCGCGGCACCGGTGACCGAGCAGGTGATCCGGACCGTGGTGCCCCGGCTCCGGGAACAGGGCTACCGGTTCGTCAAGGTCTCCGAGATGATCGAGGTGTCGCGCCGACGGTCGTAG
- the msrB gene encoding peptide-methionine (R)-S-oxide reductase MsrB codes for MSYDVEKPDEQWRAELTPAEYAVLRQAGTEPAFRGEYTNTKAKGVYSCRACGAELFTSDTKFESHCGWPSFFDPKDTDAVELLEDRSHGMLRTEVRCARCGSHLGHVFEGEGYATPTDQRYCINSISLRMTPDAE; via the coding sequence ATGTCGTACGACGTAGAGAAGCCGGACGAGCAGTGGCGCGCGGAGCTGACCCCCGCCGAGTACGCGGTGCTGCGCCAGGCGGGCACGGAGCCCGCCTTCCGGGGTGAGTACACGAACACCAAGGCCAAGGGCGTCTACTCCTGCCGCGCCTGCGGTGCCGAACTCTTCACCTCGGACACGAAGTTCGAGTCCCACTGCGGCTGGCCGTCCTTCTTCGACCCGAAGGACACCGACGCGGTGGAACTCCTGGAGGACCGCTCCCACGGCATGCTCCGCACCGAGGTCCGCTGCGCCCGCTGCGGCTCCCACCTGGGCCATGTCTTCGAGGGTGAGGGCTACGCGACACCCACGGACCAGCGGTACTGCATCAACTCGATCTCGCTGCGGATGACGCCGGACGCGGAGTGA
- a CDS encoding slipin family protein gives MIQELVGALVGAGAVGLVYLAAAARIIKQYERGVVFRFGQLIGAPRPPGFTMILPVVDRLYKVNLQIVTLPIPAQEGITRDNVTVRVDAVVYFKVMDAANALIKVEDYRFAVSQMAQTSLRSIIGKSDLDDLLSNREKLNQGLELMIDSPAVGWGVQIDRVEIKDVSLPDTMKRSMARQAEADRERRARIINADAELQASKKLAEAAGVMSEQPAALQLRLLQTVVAVAAEKNSTLVLPFPVELLRFLERAAPAEADRGHDGQAARLPGRTPSEGVPEPEEAPGPPDEVVPGPSSPEPSGADEPMPSPETATPCEPGPEPADPASDADPDSDAAPDASPATPSACRSAFLQDHEDQPRSPQP, from the coding sequence ATGATCCAGGAGCTGGTGGGCGCCTTGGTGGGGGCGGGTGCCGTGGGACTCGTGTATCTGGCCGCGGCGGCACGGATCATCAAGCAGTACGAACGCGGTGTGGTCTTCCGCTTCGGGCAGCTCATCGGGGCGCCCCGGCCCCCGGGATTCACCATGATCCTTCCGGTGGTCGACCGGCTGTACAAGGTCAATCTGCAGATCGTGACACTGCCCATCCCCGCCCAGGAGGGCATCACCCGGGACAATGTGACCGTACGCGTGGACGCCGTCGTCTACTTCAAGGTGATGGACGCGGCGAACGCGCTGATCAAGGTCGAGGACTACCGGTTCGCGGTCTCCCAGATGGCGCAGACCTCGCTGCGCTCGATCATCGGCAAGAGCGATCTGGACGATCTGCTCTCCAACCGGGAGAAGCTCAACCAGGGGCTGGAACTGATGATCGACAGCCCGGCGGTGGGTTGGGGTGTCCAGATCGACCGCGTCGAGATCAAGGATGTGTCGCTGCCCGACACGATGAAGCGTTCGATGGCCCGCCAGGCGGAGGCCGACCGGGAGCGCCGGGCGCGCATCATCAACGCGGACGCGGAGCTCCAGGCCTCGAAGAAGCTGGCGGAGGCCGCCGGGGTGATGTCCGAGCAGCCCGCCGCGCTCCAGCTGCGGCTGCTGCAGACCGTGGTGGCGGTGGCGGCCGAGAAGAACTCCACACTGGTACTGCCGTTCCCGGTGGAGTTGCTGCGGTTCCTGGAGCGGGCGGCACCGGCGGAGGCGGACCGGGGCCACGACGGGCAGGCTGCCCGACTGCCAGGAAGGACACCCTCCGAGGGCGTGCCGGAGCCCGAGGAGGCCCCGGGACCGCCGGACGAGGTGGTTCCCGGACCGTCGTCTCCCGAGCCCTCCGGTGCGGACGAGCCCATGCCGTCCCCCGAGACCGCCACTCCGTGCGAACCCGGGCCGGAACCCGCGGACCCGGCCTCCGACGCAGACCCGGACTCGGACGCGGCCCCGGACGCGTCACCCGCCACGCCCTCCGCGTGTCGCTCCGCCTTCCTCCAGGACCACGAGGACCAGCCCCGTTCCCCTCAGCCCTGA
- the murC gene encoding UDP-N-acetylmuramate--L-alanine ligase, translated as MAPGLPTAMDRPHFIGIGGAGMSGIAKILAQRGAEVAGSDAKESPTVEALRALGATVHLGHAAGHLAADATCVVVSSAIRADNPELARAAELGIPVVHRSDALARLMDGLRPLAVAGTHGKTTTTSMLAVSLTELGLAPSYAIGGDLDAPGSNAVHGEGEIFVAEADESDRSFHKYAPEVAVVLNVELDHHANYASIEEIYASFGTFVDRIVPGGTLVIAADHEGARELTRRLDGSVRTVTYGESEDADVRILSVVPQGLKSRVTVLMDGAELAFTVSVPGRHYAHNAVAALAAGAALGVPAAELAPALAAYTGVKRRLQLMGEAAGVQVVDSYAHHPTEMTADLEAMRAAAGDSRILVVFQPHLFSRTQELGKEMGQALALADASAVLDIYPAREDPIPGITSELIIEAARAAGAEVQAVHDKAEIPEVVAGMAKPGDLVLTMGAGDVTDLGPRILDRLAQQ; from the coding sequence ATGGCACCCGGCCTCCCCACCGCCATGGACCGACCCCATTTCATCGGCATCGGCGGCGCCGGAATGTCGGGCATCGCGAAGATCCTCGCCCAGCGCGGCGCCGAGGTGGCCGGCAGCGACGCCAAGGAGTCGCCGACCGTCGAGGCGCTGCGCGCACTGGGTGCGACGGTGCACCTCGGCCACGCGGCCGGGCACCTCGCCGCCGACGCCACCTGTGTGGTGGTCTCCTCCGCGATCCGGGCCGACAACCCGGAGCTGGCGCGCGCGGCGGAGCTGGGCATCCCCGTGGTGCACCGGTCGGACGCCCTCGCCCGGCTGATGGACGGCCTGCGTCCGCTCGCGGTCGCCGGCACGCACGGCAAGACGACCACCACATCGATGCTGGCGGTGTCCCTGACCGAGCTGGGCCTCGCCCCGTCCTACGCGATCGGCGGCGACCTGGACGCCCCCGGCTCCAACGCCGTGCACGGCGAGGGCGAGATCTTCGTCGCCGAGGCCGACGAAAGCGACCGCAGCTTCCACAAGTACGCGCCCGAGGTCGCCGTCGTCCTCAACGTCGAGCTCGACCACCATGCGAACTATGCGTCCATCGAGGAGATCTACGCCTCCTTCGGGACCTTCGTGGACCGGATCGTCCCCGGCGGCACCCTGGTGATCGCGGCGGACCACGAGGGCGCCCGCGAGCTGACCCGGCGGCTGGACGGATCGGTGCGGACGGTGACGTACGGAGAGTCGGAGGACGCCGACGTCCGCATCCTGTCCGTCGTCCCGCAGGGCCTGAAGAGCCGGGTGACGGTGCTCATGGACGGCGCGGAGCTGGCCTTCACGGTCTCCGTCCCCGGCCGGCACTACGCGCACAACGCGGTGGCGGCGCTGGCTGCGGGCGCGGCCCTCGGCGTACCGGCGGCCGAGCTGGCCCCCGCCCTCGCGGCGTACACCGGCGTCAAGCGCCGCCTCCAGCTGATGGGCGAGGCGGCCGGTGTGCAGGTCGTCGACTCCTATGCCCACCACCCGACCGAGATGACGGCCGACCTGGAGGCGATGCGGGCGGCGGCCGGGGACTCCCGCATCCTGGTGGTCTTCCAGCCCCACCTCTTCTCCCGCACCCAGGAGCTGGGCAAGGAGATGGGCCAGGCGCTCGCCCTGGCGGACGCCTCGGCCGTCCTGGACATCTACCCGGCCCGCGAGGACCCGATCCCCGGCATCACCAGCGAGCTGATCATCGAGGCGGCCCGGGCGGCGGGCGCCGAGGTGCAGGCCGTCCACGACAAGGCGGAGATTCCCGAGGTCGTGGCGGGAATGGCGAAGCCCGGTGATCTCGTTCTTACCATGGGCGCGGGCGATGTCACCGACCTCGGCCCGCGGATCCTGGACCGTCTCGCACAGCAGTAA